The Actinopolyspora erythraea genome has a segment encoding these proteins:
- a CDS encoding cytochrome c oxidase assembly protein yields the protein MHHVEELTLTSALLSWKFALWWNLLIVLLGAAYAAGVVRLRREKPERNWPAHRSWLFAFGLVSLFVAMNSFVAVYSHALFTMHMVQHLMLIMLVPALLVYGKPLRLWSELDGSGRVERVLRGRTVGILTHPAWTMVLYSVVLVATHLTPFMQVMLLNPWLHHAESVLYLVTGYLTFLPLLGKEPTRWQHFPYPLRVFSSLMGMGPDTGIGVILMMADDPLFPAYGMMRDWWIDDGTLSVLADQRLGGGIMWFFGDALMAVFALVLVKQWMRAKGSEAGFGNWLESARRSALAETDSEAESAVRNLRAAEDVDEDERARQAYNAMLARLARQDGEHRQSGR from the coding sequence GTGCACCACGTCGAAGAGCTGACACTCACCAGTGCGCTACTGAGCTGGAAGTTCGCGCTCTGGTGGAACCTGCTGATCGTGCTGCTGGGGGCCGCCTACGCGGCGGGGGTGGTACGGCTCCGGCGCGAGAAGCCGGAGCGGAACTGGCCCGCGCACCGGAGCTGGCTGTTCGCGTTCGGCCTGGTGAGCCTGTTCGTGGCGATGAACAGCTTCGTCGCGGTCTACAGCCACGCGCTTTTCACCATGCACATGGTGCAGCACCTGATGCTGATCATGCTGGTTCCCGCCCTGCTGGTCTACGGGAAACCGCTGCGGCTGTGGTCCGAGCTGGACGGCTCGGGCCGCGTCGAACGCGTCCTGCGGGGACGCACGGTCGGCATCCTCACCCATCCGGCGTGGACCATGGTGCTGTACTCGGTGGTGCTGGTCGCCACCCACCTCACACCGTTCATGCAGGTCATGCTGCTGAACCCCTGGCTGCACCACGCCGAGAGCGTGCTGTACCTGGTCACCGGCTACCTGACCTTCCTCCCGCTGCTGGGCAAGGAACCGACCCGCTGGCAGCACTTCCCCTATCCGCTGCGGGTGTTCAGCTCCCTGATGGGGATGGGTCCGGACACCGGTATCGGCGTGATCCTGATGATGGCCGACGACCCGCTGTTCCCGGCCTACGGAATGATGCGCGACTGGTGGATCGACGACGGCACGCTGAGCGTGCTGGCCGACCAGCGGCTCGGCGGCGGGATCATGTGGTTCTTCGGTGACGCCCTGATGGCCGTGTTCGCGCTGGTGCTGGTCAAGCAGTGGATGCGCGCCAAGGGCTCGGAAGCGGGGTTCGGCAACTGGCTGGAGTCCGCCAGGCGCAGCGCGCTGGCCGAGACCGACAGCGAGGCCGAGTCGGCCGTCCGGAACCTGCGGGCGGCCGAGGACGTGGACGAGGACGAGCGGGCCAGGCAGGCCTACAACGCGATGCTCGCCCGGCTGGCCCGCCAGGACGGGGAGCACCGGCAGAGCGGCCGGTAG
- a CDS encoding citrate synthase 2 codes for MPNSASNEATQPTVSPGLEGVVAFETEIAEPDRDGGALRYRGVDIEQLAGRISFGDVWALLVDGRFGNGLGAADDDRLPVRNGDVRVDMQSALAMVAPTNQFAPLLDVDEEQARAQLALASELALSYAAQSARGEELPAVPRSELDKCSTVAERFLTCWRGDPDPAHVKALDAYWVSAAEHGLNASTFTARVIASTGADAAASLSGAVGAMSGPLHGGAPARVLPMIEEVERRGDARAVVESILDRGDRLMGFGHRVYRAEDPRARVLRETCKQLGSPRFEVASELEQAALSVLAERRPDRQIATNVEFWAAVILDFAQVPTPMMPAMFTCARLAGWSAHVLEQKRTGRLVRPSARYVGPGARQPHEIEGWDTVSPLASV; via the coding sequence ATGCCGAACTCAGCCAGCAACGAAGCCACGCAGCCCACTGTCAGCCCAGGTCTGGAAGGCGTGGTGGCCTTCGAGACCGAGATCGCCGAACCCGACCGGGACGGTGGAGCCCTGCGCTACCGCGGGGTGGACATCGAGCAACTCGCGGGCCGGATCTCCTTCGGCGACGTGTGGGCGCTGTTGGTCGACGGCCGTTTCGGGAACGGCCTCGGCGCGGCGGACGACGACCGCCTCCCCGTGCGCAACGGCGACGTGCGCGTCGACATGCAGTCCGCACTGGCGATGGTCGCCCCGACGAACCAGTTCGCCCCGCTGCTCGACGTGGACGAGGAGCAGGCCCGCGCCCAGCTGGCCCTCGCCTCGGAACTGGCGCTGTCCTACGCGGCACAGTCCGCCCGGGGCGAGGAACTGCCCGCCGTCCCGCGCTCCGAACTGGACAAGTGCTCCACGGTCGCCGAACGCTTCCTGACCTGCTGGCGCGGTGACCCCGACCCGGCGCACGTGAAGGCGCTGGACGCTTACTGGGTCTCGGCCGCCGAGCACGGACTGAACGCCTCGACGTTCACCGCGCGCGTGATCGCCTCCACCGGCGCCGACGCCGCCGCCAGCCTCTCCGGCGCGGTGGGCGCCATGTCCGGACCGCTGCACGGGGGCGCGCCCGCCCGGGTGCTGCCGATGATCGAAGAGGTCGAGCGGCGCGGCGACGCACGCGCGGTGGTCGAGTCGATCCTCGATCGGGGCGATCGGCTCATGGGCTTCGGACACCGCGTCTACCGCGCCGAGGACCCGCGCGCCAGGGTGCTGCGCGAAACCTGCAAACAGCTGGGATCGCCCAGGTTCGAGGTCGCCTCGGAACTGGAGCAGGCGGCGCTCTCGGTGCTCGCGGAACGGCGTCCCGACCGGCAGATCGCCACCAACGTGGAGTTCTGGGCGGCGGTGATCCTGGACTTCGCTCAGGTGCCGACACCGATGATGCCCGCGATGTTCACCTGCGCGCGGCTGGCGGGGTGGTCGGCCCACGTCCTGGAGCAGAAGCGGACCGGACGGCTGGTCCGCCCGTCCGCCCGCTACGTGGGACCGGGGGCGCGCCAGCCGCACGAGATCGAGGGGTGGGACACCGTCTCACCGCTGGCGTCGGTCTGA